One Pichia kudriavzevii chromosome 3, complete sequence genomic window carries:
- a CDS encoding uncharacterized protein (PKUD0C10410; similar to Saccharomyces cerevisiae YJL190C (RPS22A); ancestral locus Anc_1.147) gives MTRTSVLADALNAINNAEKSGKRQVLIRPSSKVIIKFLTVMQKHGYIGEFEYIDDHRSGKIVIQLNGRLNKCGVIQPRYNVKINEIEKWTDNLLPARQFGYVILTTSAGIMDHEEAKRKHVSGKILGFVY, from the exons atgaCAAGAACTTCAGTTTTAGCAGATGCATTAAACGCAATTAACAACGCAGAAAAGTCTGGTAAGAGACAAGTTTTGATTAGACCATCATCTAAGGTTATTATTAAATTCTTGACTGTTATGCAAAAGCATG GTTACATTGGAGAATTTGAGTACATTGATGATCACAGATCAGGTAAAATTGTCATTCAACTTAACGGTAGATTAAACAAGTGTGGTGTTATCCAACCAAGATACAATGTTAAAATTAacgaaattgaaaagtgGACTGATAACTTGTTACCAGCAAGACAGTTTGGTTATGTTATTTTAACCACATCGGCAGGTATTATGGATCACGAAGAAGCTAAGAGAAAGCACGTCTCCGGTAAAATCTTAGGTTTTGTTTACTAG
- a CDS encoding uncharacterized protein (PKUD0C10380) encodes MLLYRYAPGLRVRLVLSVRRLSTTTFGLSSIDHKVSYLLKDNKDVNIAHLHLDRTESLIFFNELIAKHKINFNDIRVHGIGKLMKFLPFMNYTGLVLIKNCGILNSECESQIDNIYLNRYTDKMRLLTIDILLFYQCYREAYKFVKLYESKVPSSGSSSNLSKYKFKLSKFKNFEDMSISASEIVENNIVHIYLRELLKSEHYTLSEKFKYYLLILYKTLEVYPNLSKTQISSLNSTFFALLYRQKAIPYSIYLSYFVKLYPKSTSLLQELGLLTNDSNSKGPVFIGNLEQVNIRRELVQSKTYPYMEDLSLLFTKYLYENLPNRSQLKTLFKTYIRVVSKYQKTEKFLSQNPAYIFEVHPFSKFFHDSSILSTFVDYCFNERFTSLMKPLTASNLIEKFYASLDIINVDHYKSKIHHTHISQLDRLVKYFLHIDDPRGDITRAIELVKILTDANIYLSGDTYISVVRALYKLDCIEDGTNLYNYFKDHPQISTRIKQSDISYICCRYKLPYPKPILRENHLRQHDPFSLEFNHGFLKGELAPENIVKRLDSQLAIRTKH; translated from the coding sequence ATGCTGTTATACAGATATGCGCCCGGGCTTCGAGTGCGATTGGTCCTCTCTGTTCGTCGACTGTCAACCACCACTTTTGGATTGTCTTCAATAGACCATAAAGTATCGTATCTACTGAAAGACAACAAAGACGTCAACATAGCGCATCTGCATTTAGACAGAACTGAAAgtctgatttttttcaatgaacTTATTGCCAAGCATAAGATCAACTTTAATGACATCAGAGTTCATGGTATTGGCAAACTAATGAAATTTTTACCATTCATGAATTATACTGGATTAGTGTTAATTAAGAATTGTGGAATTCTTAATTCTGAATGCGAGTCTCAAATTGATAACATTTATCTCAACAGATACACCGACAAAATGAGATTATTAACTATTGATatattgttattttatcaatgttATCGAGAAGCATATAAATTTGTGAAATTATACGAATCGAAAGTTCCTTCATCAGGATCGTCCTCCAATTTGTCTAAATATAAATTCAAGTTATCCAAGtttaaaaattttgaagacaTGTCGATCTCCGCATCTGAGATTGTGGAGAATAACATTGTTCATATCTACTTAAgggaattgttgaaatctgAACATTACACACTTAgtgagaaattcaaatattaTCTTCTTATATTGTACAAAACATTGGAAGTTTATCCAAACTTGTCCAAAACACAAATATCAAGCTTAAACTCAACATTTTTTGCATTGTTATATAGACAGAAGGCCATTCCTTATTCGATATACCTTTCATATTTTGTCAAATTATATCCGAAATCAACCTCCCTTCTTCAAGAGTTAGGGCTACTAACAAACGATTCTAACTCAAAGGGGCCGGTTTTTATAGGAAATTTGGAGCAAGTGAATATTAGAAGAGAATTGGTTCAAAGCAAAACGTACCCATATATGGAGGATTTATCTTTGCTATTCACAAAGTATCTTTATGAAAACTTGCCAAATAGATCACAGCTGAAAACTTTATTCAAGACTTACATTCGAGtagtttcaaaatatcagaaAACCGAAAAGTTTTTATCGCAAAATCCGGCTTATATATTTGAAGTTCACCCCTTTTCTAAGTTCTTTCATGATAGTTCAATATTATCCACTTTTGTTGATTACTGCTTCAATGAAAGATTCACATCCTTGATGAAGCCACTTACAGCTTCGAATTTGATAGAGAAATTCTATGCATCTTTGGATATTATTAATGTTGATCattataaatcaaaaattcatcatACTCACATAAGTCAACTGGACAGGTTAGTTAAATACTTTTTACATATAGATGATCCAAGGGGTGACATAACAAGAGCCATAGAATTGGTGAAAATTTTGACTGATGCAAATATTTACCTATCCGGTGACACCTACATTTCAGTTGTTAGGGCACTTTATAAATTAGATTGTATTGAGGATGGTACCAATCTTTATAACTACTTTAAGGATCACCCTCAGATTTCAACTAGAATAAAACAGTCTGATATATCCTATATTTGCTGTAGGTATAAATTGCCATACCCAAAGCCCATATTAAGAGAGAACCATCTAAGACAACATGATCCATTTTCTCTAGAGTTTAACCACGGCTTCTTAAAGGGTGAACTAGCACCTGAAAATATTGTCAAGCGACTGGACAGTCAACTAGCGATAAGAACAAAACATTAA
- a CDS encoding uncharacterized protein (PKUD0C10360; similar to Saccharomyces cerevisiae YOR058C (ASE1); ancestral locus Anc_5.658), with protein sequence MSESSTSVADILSTLSKEQLMGLISQLVATSQQSPSNTNNNNDNDVKDDAQVVANQNDNPTKLKNELHTLNNTEVEPEVFELPIDEIVNKINQISDLASLLGNKEVKLRKWYHSLQMTFDNFISDLDLEKERIKNDIIKSLETITRIFSITSTFTLVESLDESVLTTAVRKLIMDYKSESLDNLERYCNENLSLLSLSKDIDENLLKLIPVLSQKLLTFSKKLKHFYSLYDLVDDYKFQDSHFLENLPSRDDINLFNQINRATDIKTILQTNFNKINPMIIEQLDLETLKIKEFIATKLQTLRSLMKKVVALNHELYTNKESNYISLPATINDDEKILLNIGLKTSVFREYEEKLHSYQQLRESRQETLSVYLEKVKHLWSILRPESDEIQDFLRENKNLYTESLMNFENLLIQLEEEKTANIKQFIYNARSKIEGYWNILMYDGDARSKFEEFYVDDETLFDEALLDSHLTELDRLRRECEAIQPLLSLISALNGLIEEKKKLVESSKDVSRLKKRNAFKILRMEELTTNKLNKEFPIVINEIKSKIKEFEGQNGRTFQLNGAPYIEELESIESKYLPRRRSNISHFNSPTVAPTKKGTMNSKGVTRQKRDLITPSRSVIRRRDVNQMTNPFLSRNTSPMKSQANTATPLPSTNTRFTPQSLSKDCVASRGRSPLRKLDLSASIKMNTLETAKQSPCMPVLSSSVSKTISNSSAKRSVLSSNLRMSSPNDNRTSVRTRSPMKTVTNRFNRDNCINNEIKLKIPNRDTPSEPPVEELSDSILEYSDEEQNVKLDVSTQNKENSKPSLMTIFADNNPLSNNNHMLSQFNLSLDSETF encoded by the coding sequence ATGTCGGAGTCAAGTACATCCGTCGCCGACATACTTTCAACTTTATCGAAGGAACAGCTAATGGGCTTGATTTCTCAGCTTGTGGCTACTTCTCAACAGTCACCAAGTAAtactaataataacaatgataACGACGTTAAAGATGATGCCCAAGTAGTAGCAAACCAGAATGATAATCCgacaaaattaaaaaatgaACTACACACACTTAATAATACTGAAGTTGAACCCGAGGTATTCGAACTAcctattgatgaaattgtaaaTAAAATTAACCAGATCAGTGATTTGGCGTCATTACTTGGGAATAAAGAAGTgaagttgagaaaatgGTACCACTCCTTGCAAATGACCTTTGACAATTTTATAAGTGATCTAGATTTAGAGAAGGAACGCATAAAAAATGATATTATCAAGTCTTTGGAAACCATTACAAGGATCTTCTCAATAACCTCGACTTTTACCCTAGTCGAAAGCTTAGATGAGTCTGTTTTGACTACAGCAGTACGAAAACTAATAATGGACTACAAGTCAGAGTCGCTGGATAATTTAGAACGATATTGTAATGAAAATTTATCgttattatcattatctaaagacattgatgaaaatttgttgaaattgataccCGTGTTATCACAGAAGCTATTAACATTTAGTAAGAAGTTAAAACACTTTTATTCACTTTATGACTTGGTGGATGATTATAAATTCCAagattctcattttttAGAGAATCTACCCAGCAGAGACGATATTAACCTTTTCAACCAGATAAATCGAGCGACTGATATTAAAACGATTCTACAAACAAACTTTAACAAGATTAATCCAATGATAATTGAACAGCTTGACCTGGAAACCTTAAAAATTAAAGAGTTTATAGCTACCAAGTTACAGACATTGAGGAGCTTGATGAAAAAGGTAGTGGCACTAAATCATGAATTATACACCAATAAAGAGTCTAATTATATTTCCTTACCAGCAACTATAAATGACGATGAAAAGATCTTGCTGAATATCGGTTTGAAGACTTCTGTATTCAGGGAGTACGAAGAAAAGCTTCACAGTTATCAGCAACTTAGAGAATCTAGACAAGAAACTTTAAGTGTATACCTTGAAAAAGTAAAGCATTTGTGGTCAATATTAAGACCTGAGTCAGACGAAATTCAGGACTTCTtaagagaaaataaaaacctCTACACGGAGTCTTTAatgaattttgaaaatttactGATCCagcttgaagaagaaaaaacgGCAAATATTAAACAATTCATTTACAATGCTAGATCGAAAATTGAAGGTTACTGGAATATTCTCATGTATGATGGCGATGCGAGAtcaaagtttgaagaattttatgttgatgatgaaacatTATTTGATGAAGCACTGCTAGACTCCCATTTGACAGAACTGGATAGATTACGAAGGGAATGTGAAGCTATACAACCTCTTTTATCGTTAATATCAGCATTAAATGGTTTAatagaagagaaaaagaaactggTGGAATCCTCGAAAGATGTATCGAGACTTAAAAAGAGAAACgctttcaaaatattaagAATGGAGGAACTAACAACAAATAAACTAAACAAGGAATTCCCTATTGTaataaatgaaatcaagtccaaaataaaagaatttgaaggaCAAAACGGAAGAACATTTCAACTAAACGGAGCTCCATATATCGAAGAGCTggaatcaattgaatccaaatatttGCCAAGAAGAAGGTCTAATATTTCTCACTTCAATTCACCCACTGTGGCACCCACCAAGAAGGGCACGATGAATTCTAAGGGTGTTACACGACAGAAAAGAGATCTGATAACTCCCTCACGTTCAGTTATACGCCGAAGAGACGTTAATCAAATGACAAATCCatttttatcaagaaaCACTTCACCAATGAAATCACAAGCCAATACAGCAACCCCACTTCCGTCTACAAATACTCGTTTCACCCCACAGTCGTTGTCCAAGGATTGTGTTGCTTCGAGGGGAAGATCGCCACTGAGGAAACTAGACCTTAGTGCTTCCATCAAGATGAATACTCTAGAAACGGCCAAGCAGTCACCATGCATGCCAGTTCTATCATCATCAGTCAGCAAAACTATTAGTAATTCTAGCGCCAAGCGTTCTGTATTATCGTCAAATTTGAGAATGTCGTCTCCAAATGACAATCGTACATCTGTAAGGACAAGATCACCGATGAAAACGGTTACAAATAGATTCAATAGAGACAATTGCATAAATAACGAAATTAAGTTGAAAATACCGAACAGAGACACGCCATCTGAGCCTCCAGTTGAGGAATTAAGTGATTCAATCTTAGAATattctgatgaagaacaaaacGTTAAACTCGATGTGTCCActcaaaataaagaaaattcCAAACCTTCTTTAATGACCATCTTTGCTGATAATAATCCactttcaaataataaCCACATGTTGAGCCAATTTAATTTAAGTCTGGATTCAGAAACTTTCTAG
- a CDS encoding uncharacterized protein (PKUD0C10390; similar to Saccharomyces cerevisiae YIL125W (KGD1); ancestral locus Anc_2.237), whose amino-acid sequence MLRSFSKQFPKHSVLRNSFKSLTVKRYLSQDTFLQGNNASYVDEMYEAWLQDPKSVHISWDAYFKNLNGSRPASLAYQAPPTIIPTPVGSLSMVPDSNTVQGEDVMTHLKTQLLVRAYEVRGHLKATLDPLHVSFGESKSHPSPKELTLEYYNLSENDLEKEITLGPGILPKFKDHGIKSMKLKDIINYCEKIYCSNYGIEYIHIPSREKCDWLREKIEIPTPYKFSPDQKRQILDRLMWACEFENFLSTKYPNDKRFGLEGAEAVIPGMKALIDTAVEAGVEDVVIGMPHRGRLNMLTNVVRKPAEAIFNEFLGVSLQEGQGEGSGDVKYHLGMNYARPTTSGKTVNLSLVANPSHLEAEDGVVLGRVRAIQHAKNDVGEFNKALGVLFHGDSAVAGQGVVYETLGLAHVPAFATGGTIHVIVNNQIGFTTEPHQARSTTYPSDFAKSINAPVFHVNADDVESVVYLFNLAAEWRSTFKTDVVLDVVGYRKYGHNETDQPSFTQPLMYAEVSKKKQVLDMYIEQLEKESTFTHEDIEEHKKWVWDHLEDAFSKAKDYKPESREWLTAPWEDFKSPKELATEILPALPTGISEDVFNKVGSAVGSYPNDFDVHRNLKRILKNRLKSIESGEGIDWATGEGLAFGSLLLEGYHCRVIGQDVERGTFSQRHAVLHDQTNNNQFVPLKHLSDDQADFVISNSTLSEYGVMSYEYGYSLTSPNYFVQWEAQFGDFANTAQVVIDQFISSAESKWKQRSGIVLSLPHGYDGQGPEHSSARIERYLQLCNEDARGYPSEEKLERQLQDCNMQVCYPTTPASLFHVLRRQMHRQFRKPLILIFSKQLLRHPLARSSKEEFLEGTHFQPIIDDVELGKTINDKEGIKRLVLCSGQVYTALHKRRAELEDKETAFVKLEQLHPFPYAQLKETLQSYPNVEDFVWCQEEPMNFGAYSYALPRILETQKEAGFTTPVRYAGRNPSASIAAGNKKLHHAEEVAFLAEVFGK is encoded by the coding sequence ATGCTTAGATCCTTCTCCAAACAGTTCCCAAAGCACTCTGTTCTGAGAAACTCCTTCAAGTCTCTCACTGTGAAGAGATACTTAAGTCAAGACACCTTCCTTCAGGGAAATAATGCCTCatatgttgatgaaatgtaTGAAGCTTGGTTACAAGACCCTAAGTCCGTTCATATTTCCTGGGATGCTTATTTCAAAAACCTAAATGGCTCAAGACCTGCTTCTCTAGCTTATCAGGCACCTCCAACTATCATTCCAACTCCAGTTGGTTCTTTATCAATGGTTCCTGATTCAAATACTGTCCAAGGTGAAGATGTCATGACCCATTTGAAAACCCAACTACTTGTTAGAGCATATGAAGTTAGAGGTCATTTGAAGGCCACATTGGATCCTTTGCATGTCTCCTTTGGTGAATCCAAATCCCATCCTTCTCCAAAAGAATTAACTTTAGAATATTACAACCTCTCTGAAAATGATCTTGAGAAGGAAATCACCTTAGGTCCTGGTATCTTaccaaaattcaaagatcATGGTATTAAATCTATGAAATTAAAGGATATCATCAATTACTGTGAAAAAATCTATTGTTCCAACTATGGTATCGAATATATCCACATTccttcaagagaaaaatgcGATTGGTTGAGagaaaagattgaaattCCAACTCCTTACAAGTTTTCTCCAGATCAAAAGAGACAAATTTTGGATAGATTGATGTGGGCAtgtgaatttgaaaactttttaTCCACTAAATATCCAAACGATAAGAGATTTGGTCTTGAAGGTGCTGAAGCGGTTATTCCTGGTATGAAAGCTTTAATCGATACAGCTGTAGAGGCCGGTGTAGAAGACGTTGTTATCGGTATGCCACATAGAGGTAGATTGAATATGTTAACTAATGTTGTTAGAAAGCCTGCGGAAGCTATCTTTAACGAATTCTTGGGTGTTTCTCTACAAGAAGGTCAAGGTGAAGGTTCTGGTGATGTTAAGTATCATTTAGGTATGAACTACGCTAGACCAACCACTTCTGGTAAGACTGTCAACCTATCTTTAGTTGCCAACCCTTCACATTTAGAAGCTGAAGATGGTGTTGTTCTAGGTAGAGTTAGAGCTATTCAACATGCTAAGAATGATGTTGGTGAATTTAACAAGGCTTTGGGTGTTTTGTTCCATGGTGATTCTGCCGTTGCAGGTCAAGGTGTTGTTTACGAAACTTTAGGTTTAGCACACGTTCCTGCATTTGCAACTGGTGGTACTATCCATGTTATCGTTAACAACCAAATTGGTTTCACAACTGAACCTCATCAAGCTAGATCAACTACTTATCCTTCAGATTTTGCTAAGTCCATCAATGCACCTGTTTTCCATGTTAATGCGGATGATGTCGAATCCGTCGTTTACTTGTTCAATTTAGCAGCTGAATGGAGATCCACCTTCAAGACTGATGTTGTTTTGGATGTTGTTGGTTATAGAAAGTACGGCCATAATGAAACCGATCAACCTTCATTCACTCAACCTTTAATGTATGCCGAAGTTagtaaaaagaaacaggtCTTGGATATGTATATCGAACAACTGGAAAAAGAATCAACTTTCACCcatgaagatattgaagagCATAAAAAATGGGTTTGGGATCATTTAGAAGACGCTTTCTCCAAGGCTAAAGATTACAAGCCAGAATCTAGAGAATGGTTAACTGCTCCTTGggaagatttcaaatctcCAAAGGAATTGGCTACTGAGATTTTACCAGCATTACCAACTGGTATCTCTGAAGATGTCTTCAATAAGGTTGGTAGTGCTGTTGGTTCTTATccaaatgattttgatgtcCATAGAAACTTGAAgagaattttgaaaaatagaTTAAAGTCAATCGAATCTGGTGAGGGTATTGACTGGGCAACCGGTGAAGGTTTAGCTTTTGGTTCTCTATTATTAGAAGGTTACCATTGTAGAGTTATTGGTCAGGATGTTGAAAGAGGTACTTTTTCTCAAAGACATGCAGTTTTACATGACCAAACCAATAATAACCAATTTGTTCCATTGAAACACTTATCTGACGATCAAGCTGATTTTGTCATCAGTAATTCAACACTATCTGAATATGGTGTCATGTCATATGAATATGGTTACTCATTAACTTCACCAAACTACTTTGTCCAATGGGAAGCTCAATTTGGTGACTTTGCAAACACTGCTCAAGTCGTCATTGATCAATTCATTTCTTCTGCGGAATCCAAATGGAAGCAAAGATCAGGTATTGTTCTTTCTTTACCTCACGGTTATGACGGTCAAGGTCCAGAACACTCATCTGCCAGAATTGAGAGATACTTACAACTATGTAACGAGGATGCAAGAGGTTATCCATCTGAGGAGAAGTTAGAAAGACAATTACAAGATTGTAACATGCAAGTTTGTTATCCTACTACACCAGCGTCCTTATTTCATGTTTTAAGAAGACAAATGCATCGTCAATTTAGAAAACCTTTAATCTTAATCTTCTCTAAGCAATTGTTAAGACACCCATTAGCTAGATCTTCAAAGGAAGAATTCCTTGAAGGTACCCACTTCCAACCAATTATTGACGATGTTGAATTAGGTAAGACTATTAATGACAAGGAAGGTATTAAGAGACTCGTATTATGTTCCGGTCAAGTTTACACCGCACTACATAAGAGAAGAGCAGAACTAGAAGATAAAGAGACTGCATTCGTTAAACTCGAACAATTACATCCATTCCCATATGCacaattgaaggaaacCTTACAATCATATCCAAATGTTGAAGACTTTGTTTGGTGTCAAGAAGAACCTATGAATTTTGGTGCTTATTCCTATGCATTGCCAAGAATTCTTGAAACTCAAAAGGAAGCAGGTTTTACCACTCCAGTCAGATACGCTGGTAGAAACCCATCTGCTTCTATTGCAGCAGGTAACAAGAAGTTACACCATGCTGAAGAAGTTGCATTCTTGGCTGAAGtctttggaaaataa
- a CDS encoding uncharacterized protein (PKUD0C10370; similar to Saccharomyces cerevisiae YKR071C (DRE2); ancestral locus Anc_5.654), translating to MSVKILLLFHPTIATEPERIDDTKNVLSNEYSNAQITQYIIDRVALGQQTLDDDTYDVIYYLAPREASKNEFNKQLTDYLYKALKNGGKFTGLIPDNSTILAITTGFLISDDEKSWLKPQTEKSAPAVVSLRRTKKNEDKAKTFLPSFKRLDISKDVKTPAPSSPPTSISDNEEKVLSVEQKKAKLNFLSNLTNEDNDNYGDDGKVDEDILDDEALELGEIGNVITEPVDCKTTGTKRRRACKDCTCGLKEIEEAEEQRQKSIQRSLLSKMAASASKEAEEIENRIKLREKEEGARSKAESTKKKTIVRFTADDMTEIDFTIEGKTGGCNSCSLGDAFRCDSCPFLGLPAFKPGQVVTIDSFGEDI from the coding sequence ATGTCGGTAAAAATCTTACTTCTGTTTCATCCAACCATTGCAACTGAACCTGAAAGAATAGATGACACGAAAAACGTGCTTAGTAATGAATATTCAAACGCACAAATAACTCAGTACATTATTGATCGTGTTGCTTTGGGACAGCAGACATTAGATGACGATACATATGATGTGATATACTATTTGGCACCAAGAGAAGCATCCAAAAACGAGTTCAACAAACAATTGACAGATTACTTGTACAAGgcattgaaaaatggtggTAAATTTACCGGTTTAATTCCTGATAACTCTACAATTCtagcaataacaacagGTTTTCTAATATCGGATGACGAGAAGTCCTGGTTGAAGCCGCAGACTGAGAAATCCGCACCTGCAGTTGTATCGTTGAGgagaacaaagaaaaatgaagacaAGGCCAAGACATTTTTACCAAGTTTTAAGAGACTCGATATTTCGAAGGACGTTAAAACCCCAGCGCCTTCGTCACCTCCTACCTCCATATCAGATAATGAGGAGAAGGTTCTAAGTGTTGAGCAGAAGAAGGccaaattgaattttctaTCTAACCTGACAAATGAGGATAATGACAATTATGGTGATGACGGgaaagttgatgaagatatcTTAGACGATGAAGCTTTGGAATTAGGGGAGATTGGTAACGTTATCACTGAGCCTGTTGATTGTAAAACGACAGGAactaaaagaagaagagcaTGTAAGGATTGCACATGTGGattaaaggaaattgaagaagcGGAAGAACAAAGACAGAAATCAATTCAACGATCCTTGTTGAGTAAAATGGCGGCATCTGCTAGTAAAGaagctgaagaaattgaaaacagaatcAAGTTGCGTGAAAAGGAGGAAGGGGCAAGATCCAAGGCAGAATcgacaaagaaaaaaacaattgtCAGGTTCACCGCTGACGATATGACTGAGATTGATTTCACAATTGAAGGTAAGACTGGTGGATGCAATTCTTGCTCTTTAGGTGATGCTTTCAGGTGTGATTCATGTCCCTTCCTTGGATTGCCGGCCTTTAAACCAGGTCAAGTTGTAACTATTGACAGTTTTGGAGAAGATATTTAA
- a CDS encoding uncharacterized protein (PKUD0C10400; similar to Saccharomyces cerevisiae YOL132W (GAS4); ancestral locus Anc_3.34), giving the protein MTLLATAGIYLVLDVNTPLEGQHLNRNEPWTTYTSNYLIHIYNVVNEFSGYNNTLAFFAGNEIVNDEISATHSPIYIKAVIRDLKTFIKESDMRQIPVGYSAADDLSYRIPLAKYLECFENDPIELVDFYGVNTYQWCGEQTFFTSGYNKLVKDYYDYTKPIFFSEYGCNEVLPRVFKEVGPIYSSKMIDVFSGGLVYEFAQEPNNYGLVDYDDLGNVRLLPDFYAFKEQISRAKDIKLSKKFQHQNQQFLSGKLEKEKGSTNKICNLQYDNLDVSKGLPKSIGSQLIKNFAGKTKGSFVALTEEDLTVMHKVFAPNGSVVYDYLTVRAVPELIGESEDVISCMYRKTTMNLAL; this is encoded by the coding sequence ATGACTTTGTTGGCCACGGCTGGAATATATCTTGTCTTGGATGTAAACACACCGTTAGAAGGACAACACCTAAATAGAAATGAGCCATGGACCACATATACTAGCAATTACTTGATACATATTTACAACGTTGTTAATGAGTTTTCTGGCTACAACAATACATTAGCATTTTTTGCTGGTAACGAAATTGTTAATGATGAGATTTCGGCTACTCATTCGCCGATTTACATTAAGGCCGTCATCAGAGATTTAAAGActtttataaaagaaagCGATATGAGGCAGATTCCCGTTGGGTACTCTGCTGCGGATGATTTATCTTATCGGATTCCTTTGGCAAAATATCTAGAGTGCTTTGAAAATGATCCAATCGAACTGGTTGATTTTTATGGTGTCAATACGTATCAGTGGTGTGGAGAACAAACGTTTTTTACTTCTGGCTATAACAAGTTGGTGAAAGATTACTATGATTATACaaaaccaatttttttctcagAATATGGATGTAATGAGGTATTGCCAAGGGTCTTTAAAGAAGTTGGACCAATCTATTCCTCAAAGATGATCGATGTCTTTTCTGGTGGACTAGTATATGAATTTGCACAAGAGCCAAACAACTACGGGTTGGTGGATTACGATGATCTCGGGAACGTCAGATTATTGCCGGACTTTTATGCATTTAAAGAGCAAATATCAAGGGCCAAGGATATCAAATTATCGAAGAAAtttcaacaccaaaatcaacagtTTCTCTCTGGtaaattggagaaggaaaaaggTAGTACAAACAAGATATGTAATCTGCAATATGATAATTTGGATGTATCCAAAGGCCTCCCAAAATCGATAGGATCCCAACtaataaaaaattttgctggaaaaacaaagggTAGTTTTGTTGCCTTAACAGAGGAAGATTTGACAGTAATGCACAAAGTGTTTGCTCCGAATGGAAGTGTGGTATACGATTATTTAACGGTGAGAGCAGTTCCAGAACTGATTGGAGAATCAGAAGATGTGATATCATGTATGTATcgaaaaacaacaatgaaTCTGGCTTTGTAA